One Rosettibacter firmus genomic window carries:
- a CDS encoding phosphatidylglycerophosphatase A family protein — MELKINFIEKIFGSGFYTGYIRKASGTFASLLAIFIFLIPGFENPTLMIFLISIFIIIGVDIAIKFEKVYGNDPKEFTLDEVIGMWISLLFIPKKVWYIFMAFLIFRFMDIVKPFPIRKSESLKHGWGVIIDDVLAGIYTFIIIQIIFNLLNKN, encoded by the coding sequence TTGGAGTTAAAAATTAATTTCATCGAAAAAATATTTGGTTCTGGTTTTTATACTGGTTATATTAGAAAGGCGAGTGGTACGTTTGCCAGTCTTTTAGCAATTTTTATTTTTTTAATCCCGGGCTTTGAAAATCCCACACTAATGATTTTTTTAATAAGCATATTTATAATAATTGGTGTTGATATAGCAATAAAATTTGAAAAAGTTTATGGAAATGATCCAAAAGAATTTACACTGGATGAAGTAATTGGAATGTGGATTTCTTTACTTTTTATACCCAAAAAAGTTTGGTACATATTTATGGCTTTTTTAATATTTAGATTTATGGATATTGTAAAGCCATTTCCAATTCGAAAATCGGAATCATTAAAACATGGATGGGGTGTTATAATTGATGATGTACTTGCAGGTATTTATACTTTTATTATTATTCAAATAATATTTAATTTATTGAACAAAAACTAA
- a CDS encoding competence/damage-inducible protein A — protein MNAYLITIGDEILIGQVLNTNAAYLGEQLIKNGIKVIGSSVLPDDESKILKEFKRVFKLSDIIIVTGGLGPTHDDVTRKCIVEFFETELILNEEVLNDIKKFFEVRGRELTKINEEQALVPKIAEPIRNTRGTAPGIWIEKDNKIFIAMPGVPYEMKNMMETYVLPKLINKLEHKGTIILTRNLLTTGIPESTLFSKLGNIDELLNGAKLAFLPNQFGVRLRITVEEKEQQKAISKLEEVEQKIRSIIGKYIYGKDDDTLEGVVAKLLIDRGLKLAVAESCTGGLITHRLTNISGSSNFLERGVIAYSNAAKVEILKVDEDIISKYGAVSLEVARQMAEGVKSISGTDIGLSTTGIMGPTGATPTKPVGLVYIGICDDKICTAKEFRFGDDRILNKDRTSQAALEMLRRYLLGISYDD, from the coding sequence ATGAATGCATACTTAATTACAATTGGTGATGAAATTTTAATTGGTCAGGTTCTAAACACAAATGCTGCTTATCTGGGCGAACAGTTAATAAAAAATGGAATCAAAGTTATAGGTTCAAGTGTTCTTCCAGATGATGAAAGTAAAATTCTTAAAGAATTTAAAAGAGTATTTAAGTTAAGTGATATCATAATTGTTACTGGTGGATTGGGACCTACACATGATGATGTAACAAGAAAATGTATAGTAGAATTTTTTGAGACTGAGCTTATTTTGAATGAAGAAGTTTTAAATGATATTAAAAAATTTTTTGAAGTCAGGGGAAGAGAACTAACAAAAATTAATGAAGAACAGGCACTTGTTCCTAAAATTGCTGAACCAATTAGAAATACTCGTGGCACTGCTCCTGGTATATGGATAGAAAAAGATAATAAAATTTTTATAGCAATGCCCGGTGTGCCTTACGAAATGAAAAACATGATGGAAACATATGTATTACCTAAATTGATTAATAAACTCGAGCACAAAGGCACAATTATATTAACAAGAAATTTGCTTACTACCGGAATCCCAGAATCTACTTTATTTAGTAAACTTGGAAATATCGATGAGTTATTAAATGGAGCAAAACTTGCATTTCTTCCTAATCAATTTGGTGTTAGATTAAGAATTACAGTCGAAGAAAAAGAACAACAAAAAGCAATTTCAAAATTAGAAGAAGTTGAACAAAAAATACGAAGTATAATTGGAAAATATATTTATGGAAAAGATGATGATACACTTGAAGGTGTTGTAGCAAAATTATTAATCGATAGAGGATTAAAACTTGCTGTAGCTGAATCATGTACAGGTGGTTTAATTACACATCGTTTAACAAATATTAGTGGTAGCAGTAACTTTTTAGAAAGAGGCGTAATTGCTTATAGTAATGCAGCTAAAGTAGAAATCTTAAAAGTTGATGAAGATATAATTTCAAAATATGGAGCAGTTAGTCTCGAAGTAGCAAGACAAATGGCAGAAGGAGTTAAATCAATTAGTGGAACAGATATTGGCTTATCAACTACTGGAATCATGGGTCCTACAGGAGCTACTCCTACTAAACCTGTTGGTTTAGTTTATATTGGAATCTGTGATGATAAAATTTGTACAGCAAAAGAATTTAGATTTGGAGATGATAGAATATTAAATAAAGATAGAACTTCTCAAGCAGCACTTGAAATGCTAAGAAGATATCTATTAGGAATATCTTACGATGATTAG
- the thpR gene encoding RNA 2',3'-cyclic phosphodiesterase, translated as MIRTFIALEIPEEALEKIVNIKNQLINDYEKLKWEPLNKLHLTLKFLGDTEENIVPNICSEIEKLLKNYDILNLSFQKFGLFIKDKKPRILWIGLNDNDKLIKLANEIDELISKFGYLKEKRKFTPHITLLRIKDKDEKFYKDFYKLTEVEIPEINFNANKITFFKSTLLKSGSVYEPLKSFYIKNKGE; from the coding sequence ATGATTAGAACATTTATTGCACTGGAAATACCAGAAGAAGCACTTGAAAAGATAGTAAATATTAAAAATCAGTTGATTAATGATTATGAAAAATTAAAATGGGAACCCTTAAACAAATTACATCTCACTTTAAAATTCCTGGGCGATACCGAAGAAAATATTGTACCGAATATATGTTCAGAAATTGAAAAACTATTAAAAAACTATGATATATTAAATCTATCTTTTCAAAAATTTGGTTTATTCATAAAAGATAAAAAACCAAGGATATTATGGATTGGATTAAATGATAATGATAAACTTATTAAATTAGCAAATGAAATTGATGAATTAATTTCAAAATTTGGATACCTGAAAGAAAAAAGAAAATTTACACCTCATATTACACTATTAAGAATTAAAGATAAAGACGAAAAATTTTATAAAGATTTTTATAAACTTACAGAAGTAGAAATTCCAGAAATTAATTTTAATGCTAACAAAATCACTTTTTTTAAAAGTACATTATTAAAAAGTGGTTCAGTGTATGAGCCATTAAAAAGTTTTTATATAAAAAATAAAGGAGAATAA
- the recA gene encoding recombinase RecA → MSLDKDARMKILEDTIANLEKTYGKGTIMKLGDGVINKVEAISTGSLSLDYALGIGGVPRGRIIEIFGPESSGKTTLCLHIIAEAQKKGGLAAFIDAEHALDLNYAKRLGVDTSNLLLSQPDFGEQALEIVDTLIRSNALDVIVIDSVAALVPRTEIEGDMGDPQMAVQARLMSQALRKITGAISKSKTCVIFTNQLRSKIGVMFGNPETTTGGNALKFYASVRLDIRRVNAIKDGNNVIGSRTKVKIVKSKVAPPFKEVEFDILYNEGISKAGDIIDLATEHGILKKSGAWFTYKDERFQGREQLKQRMLEDPKFFETLEKEVRSVLGMTNGETQESTTEPETKNKKTK, encoded by the coding sequence ATGTCGCTGGATAAAGATGCAAGAATGAAAATATTAGAAGATACTATTGCTAATCTTGAAAAAACTTATGGTAAAGGAACGATAATGAAACTTGGGGATGGAGTAATTAATAAAGTAGAAGCAATCTCTACAGGTTCATTATCGCTTGATTATGCACTCGGGATAGGTGGTGTACCCAGAGGAAGAATCATCGAAATTTTTGGTCCTGAATCATCTGGTAAAACTACTCTTTGCCTTCATATCATAGCCGAAGCTCAAAAAAAGGGTGGTCTTGCTGCATTCATTGATGCCGAACATGCACTTGACTTAAATTATGCAAAACGTCTTGGCGTTGATACTTCAAATCTTTTATTATCACAACCAGATTTTGGTGAACAGGCTCTTGAGATTGTAGATACTTTAATTAGAAGTAATGCTCTCGATGTAATTGTTATAGACTCTGTTGCAGCATTAGTGCCTCGTACAGAAATTGAAGGTGATATGGGCGATCCTCAAATGGCTGTGCAGGCAAGATTAATGTCGCAAGCTCTTAGAAAAATTACAGGGGCTATAAGTAAATCTAAAACTTGTGTGATATTTACAAATCAATTAAGAAGTAAAATTGGTGTTATGTTTGGAAATCCCGAAACAACTACAGGTGGTAATGCACTTAAATTTTATGCATCGGTTAGATTAGATATTAGAAGAGTTAATGCAATTAAAGATGGTAATAATGTAATTGGTAGCAGAACAAAAGTAAAAATTGTTAAGAGTAAAGTTGCCCCACCTTTCAAAGAAGTTGAATTTGATATTCTTTATAACGAAGGAATTAGTAAAGCAGGTGATATTATAGATTTAGCAACAGAACACGGAATTCTTAAAAAAAGTGGTGCATGGTTTACTTATAAAGATGAACGATTCCAGGGTCGTGAGCAATTGAAACAACGAATGCTTGAAGATCCAAAATTTTTTGAAACACTCGAAAAAGAAGTAAGAAGTGTTCTTGGAATGACAAACGGTGAAACGCAAGAATCTACAACTGAACCTGAGACAAAAAATAAAAAAACTAAATGA
- a CDS encoding regulatory protein RecX — MIITSIKKKGNNVEIQFDEGKPILLDHRVVIDNGLRKNDVITESKKNELLHLNEKFIIKNTALKFILRRLHSVQELKNKLLKKNFNKELINEVINELISKNYLNDLEFCKAYFEERFVRKKIGINKIKLELLKKGVEKKIIDEVINEADENASLNNAYEVAIKKLRLIQHKKLDKQKKQQKLYSFLVSKGFQTDIILKVLKKLNLDEEAL, encoded by the coding sequence ATGATCATAACATCAATTAAAAAAAAAGGGAATAATGTTGAAATTCAATTTGATGAAGGTAAACCAATATTACTTGATCATAGAGTAGTAATCGATAATGGTTTAAGAAAAAACGATGTAATTACAGAAAGTAAAAAGAATGAATTATTACATTTAAATGAAAAATTCATAATAAAAAATACAGCATTAAAATTTATCTTAAGAAGATTGCATTCTGTTCAGGAATTAAAGAATAAATTATTAAAAAAAAATTTCAATAAAGAGCTGATTAATGAAGTTATAAACGAATTAATATCAAAAAATTATTTGAACGATTTAGAATTTTGCAAAGCATATTTTGAAGAACGCTTCGTAAGAAAAAAAATAGGAATAAATAAAATAAAGTTAGAATTACTAAAAAAAGGTGTAGAAAAAAAAATAATAGATGAAGTAATAAATGAAGCAGATGAGAATGCATCTTTAAACAACGCTTATGAAGTAGCAATAAAAAAATTGAGATTAATCCAGCATAAAAAATTAGATAAACAAAAAAAACAACAAAAGTTATATTCATTTTTAGTATCGAAGGGTTTTCAGACAGATATTATTTTAAAGGTATTAAAAAAATTAAATCTCGATGAAGAAGCTTTGTAA
- the guaB gene encoding IMP dehydrogenase, which yields MKNSKIEFEGLTFDDILLIPARSSVLPRETDITSYLTREIKLNIPFVSAAMDTVTESQMAIAMAAQGGIGIIHKNMSIERQAEEVDKVKRSESGMIVNPITLTPDKKIYEAEEIMAKYHISGIPIVDKEGKLIGILTNRDLRFEHNRELTVEQLMTKDNLITAPIGTTLEDAEKILHKNRIEKLPVVDKKGYLKGLITYKDIMKKKKFPNACKDELGRLRVGAAVGIAKDTIERVEALVKANVDVIVIDTAHGHSEGVIKMVKQIRKKFKDIQLIAGNIVTGEAALELVACGVDAVKVGIGPASICTTRVIAGVGVPQISSIMAVAKALKGKNIPIIADGGIKQTGDVAKAIAAGADTVMMGAMFAGCDEAPGEKVLFEGRSFKVYRGMGSLGAMKQGSSDRYFQDVEEDIKKLVPEGIEGRVPYKGALADTIYQFVGGLRAAMGYCGVRNIKELKTKAKFVKITLAGLRESHPHDVIITEEAPNYQTINKI from the coding sequence ATGAAAAATTCAAAAATAGAGTTCGAAGGTTTGACTTTTGACGATATACTTCTGATACCTGCAAGATCTTCTGTTCTGCCAAGAGAAACTGATATAACTTCTTATTTAACAAGAGAAATAAAATTAAACATTCCTTTTGTATCAGCTGCTATGGATACTGTTACTGAATCGCAAATGGCAATAGCAATGGCTGCTCAGGGAGGAATCGGCATTATTCACAAAAATATGTCAATAGAACGCCAGGCAGAAGAAGTTGATAAAGTTAAAAGATCAGAAAGTGGAATGATTGTAAATCCTATCACTTTAACACCAGATAAAAAAATTTATGAAGCCGAAGAAATTATGGCTAAATACCATATTTCAGGTATTCCAATTGTAGATAAGGAAGGTAAATTAATCGGAATATTAACTAACAGAGACCTGAGATTTGAACATAATAGAGAACTCACTGTAGAACAACTAATGACAAAAGATAATTTGATTACAGCTCCAATAGGAACAACACTTGAAGATGCCGAGAAAATATTACATAAAAACAGAATTGAAAAATTACCAGTTGTTGATAAAAAAGGTTATCTAAAAGGTCTTATTACTTATAAAGATATAATGAAAAAGAAAAAGTTTCCTAACGCTTGTAAAGATGAACTCGGAAGGTTAAGAGTTGGAGCTGCTGTAGGTATTGCAAAAGATACAATCGAAAGAGTAGAAGCTCTCGTCAAGGCAAATGTTGATGTAATTGTTATAGACACTGCTCATGGACACTCTGAAGGTGTAATTAAAATGGTGAAACAGATAAGAAAGAAGTTTAAAGATATACAATTAATTGCTGGGAATATTGTCACAGGCGAAGCAGCCCTTGAGCTGGTTGCCTGCGGAGTTGATGCTGTTAAAGTCGGAATTGGACCTGCATCAATTTGTACTACGCGAGTTATTGCAGGTGTAGGTGTTCCACAGATAAGTTCTATTATGGCAGTGGCAAAAGCTCTTAAAGGAAAAAATATTCCAATAATAGCCGATGGTGGAATAAAACAAACAGGAGACGTTGCAAAGGCTATTGCAGCTGGTGCCGATACAGTAATGATGGGTGCTATGTTTGCTGGTTGTGATGAAGCCCCAGGAGAAAAAGTTCTTTTTGAGGGGAGAAGTTTTAAAGTTTATCGTGGAATGGGTTCACTAGGAGCTATGAAACAGGGAAGTAGCGATAGATATTTTCAAGATGTTGAAGAAGATATTAAAAAGCTGGTACCTGAAGGAATTGAAGGAAGAGTCCCATATAAAGGTGCACTTGCAGATACAATTTATCAATTTGTTGGTGGTCTTAGAGCTGCTATGGGTTATTGTGGAGTTAGAAATATTAAAGAACTAAAAACTAAAGCTAAATTTGTTAAAATAACACTTGCTGGATTGCGAGAAAGTCATCCTCATGATGTTATTATTACAGAAGAAGCTCCTAATTATCAAACAATAAATAAGATTTAA
- a CDS encoding glycosyltransferase, translating into MMFKVLILAYYYPPMGLSGVQRTLKFTKYMPKFNWHPTVITTGNAAYYAHDFSLLREAEEAGVKIIRTDSFDINSIIGKKFHTVNVPKEFLRKIYSYFSKILFIPDNKKSWAKKSYAIARELLQKEKYDVLFVTCPPFSSFIYAANLKKEFNIPLIVDYRDLWYENHFSFYPTPYHKRKNKKLEYNSLKAADRIIVINRRIKEKLLTDYPFLTYDEIIIIPHGFDPEDFNINIDDLVKEKTKMRFTYSGLFYENNTPKYFLNAFKKLSIERPDITANIELEFVGLMRDEYIKLINDLKLNEFVKIYGYLEHKEAIKKIMSSDILWMMVGKNVKNVDTISTSKLYEYFGTRKPILGCVPNGAAKSALIEYGASFITSPDDVDEIKEKIIEIHSLYSNNMLPKPNEEFVQRHNRILLTEQLITQFQFSLKDLP; encoded by the coding sequence ATGATGTTTAAAGTTCTTATTCTGGCGTATTACTATCCTCCAATGGGTTTAAGTGGAGTTCAACGTACACTGAAATTTACTAAGTACATGCCAAAATTTAATTGGCATCCAACTGTTATAACTACAGGAAATGCTGCTTATTATGCCCACGATTTTAGTCTTTTAAGAGAGGCAGAAGAAGCTGGTGTTAAAATTATAAGAACAGATTCTTTTGATATAAACTCTATAATTGGTAAAAAATTTCATACTGTAAATGTTCCTAAAGAATTCTTAAGAAAGATTTATTCATATTTTTCTAAAATCCTTTTTATCCCTGATAATAAAAAATCCTGGGCAAAAAAATCTTACGCAATTGCTAGAGAATTGTTACAAAAAGAAAAATATGATGTTCTGTTTGTTACCTGTCCACCTTTTTCCAGCTTTATTTATGCAGCAAATTTAAAGAAGGAATTTAATATACCATTAATTGTAGATTATAGAGATTTATGGTACGAAAACCATTTTTCATTTTATCCAACTCCTTATCATAAAAGAAAAAATAAAAAATTAGAATATAATTCCTTAAAAGCTGCAGATAGAATTATTGTAATAAATAGAAGGATAAAAGAAAAATTACTTACTGATTATCCATTCCTTACATATGATGAAATTATAATTATTCCTCATGGTTTTGACCCAGAAGACTTTAATATTAACATAGATGATTTAGTCAAAGAAAAAACTAAAATGAGATTTACTTATTCTGGTCTTTTCTATGAGAACAATACACCAAAATACTTTTTAAATGCTTTTAAAAAACTTTCGATTGAAAGACCAGATATTACAGCAAATATCGAACTTGAATTTGTTGGTTTAATGAGAGATGAGTACATAAAATTAATTAATGATCTAAAATTAAATGAGTTTGTAAAAATTTATGGCTATCTTGAACATAAGGAAGCAATAAAAAAAATTATGAGTTCAGATATTCTATGGATGATGGTAGGAAAAAATGTAAAAAATGTTGATACAATTTCAACAAGTAAATTATACGAATATTTTGGAACACGAAAACCTATTCTTGGATGTGTACCTAATGGAGCAGCAAAATCTGCTTTGATAGAATATGGGGCTTCATTTATAACTTCTCCAGATGATGTTGATGAAATAAAAGAAAAAATAATTGAAATTCATTCTCTATACAGTAATAATATGTTACCAAAACCTAACGAAGAGTTTGTTCAAAGACATAATAGAATTTTATTAACTGAACAACTTATAACACAATTCCAATTTAGTTTAAAGGATTTACCATGA
- the purD gene encoding phosphoribosylamine--glycine ligase has translation MKVVLIGSGGREHALAWKISQSKLLDKLFIIPGNPGTKQLGENVLIDPNNINEIVRFCVDRKIDLVVVGPEKPLIDGIADVLIGQGIKVFGPTKNAARIEGEKSFAKDLMKKFNISTANYEVFSSEQYKEALEYLSNTNYPIVIKADGIAAGKGVVICDDYKSAQNTIEDYFIKSILGNAGKKVVIEEFMSGQEASVFAITDGNNFVLLPPAQDHKRIGEGDTGKNTGGMGAYAPTPFVNDKLMDEISNKIIKPTLNALNITNNKYVGCLYCGLMLTDDGPKVVEFNCRFGDPETQVILPLLEGDFLELLYSAASGSIKESVFYNGGASVCVVAASKGYPDKYDVGKEIFGLDLINDKDIIIYHAGTKEQNGKILTNGGRVLGITSILKENNLSYAKQRCYEVLSKINFDGIYYRRDIADKALK, from the coding sequence ATGAAAGTTGTATTAATAGGTTCAGGTGGAAGAGAACATGCTCTTGCATGGAAAATTTCTCAAAGTAAACTACTCGATAAATTATTTATAATTCCAGGAAATCCAGGTACAAAACAATTAGGCGAGAATGTTTTAATTGATCCTAATAACATTAATGAGATTGTTAGATTTTGTGTGGATAGAAAAATTGATCTTGTAGTGGTTGGACCAGAAAAACCTTTGATAGATGGAATAGCTGATGTTTTAATTGGTCAGGGAATAAAAGTATTTGGTCCAACAAAAAATGCAGCACGAATTGAAGGCGAAAAATCTTTTGCAAAAGATTTAATGAAGAAATTTAATATATCAACTGCCAACTATGAAGTATTTTCAAGCGAACAATATAAAGAGGCACTTGAATATTTAAGTAACACAAATTATCCCATTGTAATTAAAGCAGATGGTATTGCAGCAGGGAAAGGAGTGGTTATTTGTGATGATTATAAATCTGCTCAAAATACAATAGAAGATTATTTCATAAAATCGATACTTGGCAATGCAGGTAAAAAAGTTGTTATTGAAGAATTTATGAGTGGTCAAGAAGCATCTGTGTTTGCAATTACAGATGGAAATAATTTTGTTTTACTTCCTCCTGCTCAGGACCATAAAAGAATTGGGGAAGGAGATACAGGTAAAAATACTGGTGGCATGGGAGCATACGCTCCAACACCTTTTGTAAACGATAAATTAATGGATGAGATTTCTAATAAAATTATAAAACCTACATTAAATGCATTAAATATTACAAATAATAAATATGTTGGCTGTTTATACTGCGGTTTAATGTTGACAGATGATGGACCTAAGGTTGTGGAATTTAATTGTCGCTTTGGAGATCCAGAAACTCAAGTAATCTTGCCACTCCTTGAAGGAGATTTTCTTGAATTGCTTTACTCAGCAGCATCAGGTTCTATAAAAGAATCAGTATTTTATAACGGAGGAGCATCTGTCTGTGTAGTAGCTGCTTCTAAAGGTTATCCAGATAAATATGATGTAGGTAAAGAAATTTTTGGATTGGACTTAATAAATGATAAAGATATAATTATTTATCATGCAGGAACTAAAGAGCAAAATGGTAAAATTCTGACCAATGGTGGTAGAGTTTTAGGCATTACATCTATATTAAAGGAAAATAATCTATCTTATGCAAAACAAAGATGTTACGAAGTTCTTTCAAAAATAAACTTCGATGGTATTTATTATCGTAGAGATATTGCTGATAAAGCTTTAAAATAA
- a CDS encoding histidine triad nucleotide-binding protein — MGETIFAKIIRKEIPAEIVYETDTVLAFKDIKPQAPVHILIIPKITEITTTKDINGKLHAPILGDLFDAANKIAKDFGISESGYRIVINSGPDAGQEVYHLHLHLLGGRKMNWPPG; from the coding sequence ATGGGAGAAACAATTTTTGCAAAAATAATTCGTAAAGAAATTCCTGCTGAAATAGTTTACGAAACGGATACTGTACTTGCTTTTAAAGACATTAAACCACAAGCTCCTGTTCATATTTTGATTATCCCTAAAATTACAGAGATTACTACTACAAAAGATATTAATGGGAAATTGCATGCTCCGATTTTAGGAGATTTATTTGATGCAGCAAATAAAATCGCAAAAGATTTTGGGATTAGTGAATCAGGCTATAGAATTGTGATAAATAGTGGTCCAGATGCTGGCCAGGAAGTATATCATTTGCATTTACATTTACTTGGTGGAAGAAAAATGAACTGGCCTCCAGGTTGA
- a CDS encoding sigma-54-dependent transcriptional regulator: MRSILIIDDELEICESIKMILEYENYVVDYSTDSNIGMQKIEHGDYDVLLLDIQMPDKNGFDILNWLNEKNIDLKVIIISAHANIQNAILATKLGAFDFLEKPIDRDKLLISVRNAYEQSNLVKEYKKLKSVVSSEEKIIGKSSAIQKILETILKVAKTDARILITGENGTGKELVAQEIHKQSNRSHKELIEVNCAAIPQELIESELFGHEKGSFTGAIKQRIGKFELANGSNLFLDEIGDMSLQAQAKVLRAIEEGKIERVGGSSKIEVDVRIISATNKDLEKEIEKGNFREDLYHRLNVIPIHIPPLRERKEDIPLLIEHFTKIICEKNKFPIKTWDINAIEILKNLPWKGNVRELRNFIERVVIMESATVITPREVNQYISNTVTRIDDILSTTNTFQEFKEKAERAFIIKQLESNGWNISKTAELLGIQRSHLYNKIKKYGIEKR; encoded by the coding sequence ATGAGATCAATTTTGATAATTGATGACGAATTAGAAATTTGTGAATCAATTAAAATGATTCTTGAGTACGAAAATTATGTAGTTGATTACTCTACTGATTCGAATATAGGAATGCAAAAAATTGAGCACGGTGATTATGATGTTTTACTGCTTGATATTCAAATGCCAGATAAAAATGGCTTTGATATTTTAAACTGGTTGAACGAAAAAAATATTGATTTAAAAGTAATTATTATTTCCGCACACGCAAATATTCAAAATGCAATACTGGCTACAAAGTTAGGAGCTTTTGATTTTCTGGAAAAGCCAATTGATAGAGACAAACTATTAATTTCAGTTCGAAATGCTTATGAACAATCAAATTTAGTTAAAGAGTACAAAAAGTTAAAAAGTGTTGTAAGCTCAGAAGAAAAAATTATAGGCAAAAGCTCAGCAATACAAAAAATTCTTGAGACAATCTTAAAGGTAGCTAAAACCGATGCAAGAATTTTAATTACTGGAGAAAATGGAACTGGAAAAGAACTCGTTGCCCAGGAAATTCACAAACAAAGTAATCGTTCTCATAAAGAATTAATCGAAGTTAATTGTGCAGCCATTCCTCAAGAATTAATTGAATCAGAATTATTTGGTCACGAAAAAGGTTCTTTTACTGGTGCAATTAAGCAAAGAATTGGAAAATTTGAATTAGCAAATGGTAGTAATCTTTTTTTAGATGAAATTGGTGATATGAGTTTGCAGGCACAAGCAAAAGTACTTCGTGCTATTGAAGAAGGAAAAATTGAAAGAGTTGGTGGTTCATCAAAAATTGAAGTTGATGTTAGAATAATTTCTGCTACTAATAAAGATTTAGAAAAAGAGATTGAGAAAGGAAATTTTAGAGAAGATTTATATCACAGATTAAACGTAATTCCAATTCATATACCTCCCCTGCGAGAAAGAAAAGAAGATATTCCATTGCTGATTGAACATTTCACAAAAATTATTTGTGAAAAAAATAAATTCCCTATTAAAACATGGGATATTAATGCTATTGAAATACTAAAAAATTTGCCATGGAAAGGGAATGTAAGAGAATTAAGAAATTTTATAGAAAGAGTTGTAATAATGGAATCAGCTACAGTGATAACTCCCAGAGAAGTTAATCAATATATTTCCAATACTGTAACAAGGATTGATGATATTCTTAGTACAACAAATACATTCCAGGAATTCAAAGAAAAAGCAGAAAGAGCTTTTATTATAAAACAGCTTGAATCAAATGGCTGGAATATAAGTAAAACTGCAGAATTACTTGGTATTCAAAGAAGTCATTTATATAATAAAATTAAAAAGTATGGAATAGAAAAGAGGTGA
- the nadD gene encoding nicotinate-nucleotide adenylyltransferase — protein MDKRIGIFGGTFDPVHVGHLITTQYVFEQRKLDKIIFIPCFISPHKTNQNSSNPVHRLNMLRLAIENIPYFEINDYEIRKGTISYTYDTIVELKKSYNYIELIIGYDNLIVFDKWHKPDEILDLAKLVVMKRSIDKEVEQKHKYFEKAIILNTPTIEISSTDIRERVKNNLSIDFLVPPKVKEYIMKNKLYCD, from the coding sequence ATGGATAAAAGAATAGGGATTTTTGGTGGTACATTCGATCCTGTTCATGTAGGACATTTAATAACAACACAATATGTTTTTGAACAAAGAAAGTTGGATAAAATAATTTTTATACCATGTTTTATTTCACCACATAAAACAAATCAAAATTCATCAAATCCAGTTCATAGATTAAATATGCTGAGACTTGCAATAGAAAATATTCCATACTTTGAAATAAATGATTACGAGATAAGAAAAGGAACAATTTCTTATACATATGATACTATTGTTGAGCTAAAAAAATCTTACAATTACATAGAACTAATAATTGGTTATGATAATTTAATTGTTTTTGATAAATGGCATAAGCCAGATGAAATTCTTGATTTAGCAAAATTAGTTGTAATGAAAAGAAGTATAGATAAAGAAGTAGAACAAAAACATAAATATTTTGAAAAAGCAATTATACTTAATACACCTACTATTGAAATATCATCGACAGATATTCGTGAAAGAGTTAAAAATAATTTATCAATTGATTTTTTAGTTCCGCCCAAAGTAAAAGAATATATAATGAAAAATAAACTTTATTGTGATTAA